A portion of the Flavobacterium magnum genome contains these proteins:
- a CDS encoding GDSL-type esterase/lipase family protein yields MVLLFALPKLYGQVVDSTLVVTDSIEADTIPIIIPENGIQNPMAISGFLEKLYKLEKTHSGKINIVHIGDSHIQADLMTNRVRKTLQAAFGNGGRGLVFPHSLAKTNGSWDIRFSSNGSWENHRIVSPVDGSKVGLSGIALMSRRDDFVIELNAKEPDNFFNTIKIITPGNEDTFNIATAKRTISFESNVPKTITHKIRNGEALSIIADKYNVSIAQLKKANGLKNDRIRAGKTLKIPSSEMQKKKIERSEFIPLPLLSDNDTHFYVTEDRLEKIYLLPNKSEDNCTLNGIVLENDEPGIVYHNIGVNGAKLSDYNKYPMFFEQLKALQPDLIVVALGTNESFDKMRSEDYMAQLELFLGNIRKQETGTELLVATPSPSMFRRKIPNIYVADYAQKILNVATENNYAVWDMYAQLGGLYGVTRNYRQGLMAGDRVHYSKAGYERQGDLLSEAILATFRNYKNTKQ; encoded by the coding sequence ATGGTCTTACTGTTCGCACTTCCGAAGTTGTACGGGCAGGTCGTCGATTCGACATTAGTGGTCACTGACAGCATCGAAGCGGATACGATTCCGATCATCATTCCGGAAAACGGCATCCAGAACCCCATGGCCATCAGCGGTTTTCTGGAAAAACTCTACAAGCTGGAAAAAACGCATTCGGGCAAAATCAATATTGTACACATTGGCGATTCGCACATCCAGGCCGACCTGATGACGAACCGCGTGCGCAAGACATTACAGGCCGCATTCGGTAATGGTGGACGCGGCCTGGTTTTTCCGCACAGCCTGGCAAAGACGAACGGCTCGTGGGACATCCGGTTTTCCTCTAACGGAAGTTGGGAAAACCACCGTATCGTCTCGCCCGTTGACGGCAGTAAGGTAGGGCTGAGCGGCATCGCGCTGATGTCGCGCCGGGACGACTTCGTCATTGAACTCAACGCCAAAGAGCCCGATAATTTTTTCAATACGATAAAAATCATCACGCCGGGGAACGAGGATACGTTCAATATCGCCACCGCAAAACGGACGATCTCATTTGAGTCGAACGTGCCTAAGACCATCACGCACAAAATCAGGAATGGCGAAGCATTGTCAATCATCGCGGATAAATATAATGTATCGATTGCGCAGCTTAAAAAAGCGAACGGACTTAAAAATGATCGGATCAGGGCAGGGAAGACGTTAAAGATCCCCTCAAGTGAGATGCAGAAAAAGAAAATCGAGCGATCGGAATTCATCCCGCTGCCGCTGCTTTCCGACAATGACACACATTTCTATGTCACTGAAGACCGCCTGGAGAAAATCTACCTGTTGCCGAATAAGTCCGAAGACAATTGCACCCTGAACGGGATTGTACTGGAAAATGATGAACCCGGAATCGTATACCATAACATCGGCGTCAATGGCGCCAAGCTTTCGGATTACAACAAATATCCAATGTTTTTTGAACAGCTTAAAGCCTTGCAACCGGATCTGATCGTGGTGGCACTGGGGACCAACGAATCCTTTGACAAAATGCGATCCGAAGATTACATGGCGCAATTGGAGTTGTTTCTGGGAAACATACGAAAACAGGAAACCGGCACTGAACTCCTTGTGGCCACGCCATCCCCTTCGATGTTTCGCAGAAAAATACCGAATATCTATGTCGCCGACTATGCGCAGAAAATACTTAACGTAGCCACGGAAAACAATTACGCGGTATGGGATATGTATGCGCAATTGGGTGGTCTATACGGTGTTACACGGAATTACCGGCAAGGCCTGATGGCAGGGGACAGGGTGCATTATTCAAAAGCAGGCTACGAGCGGCAGGGCGATTTGCTCAGTGAGGCCATCCTGGCAACATTCCGGAATTATAAAAACACGAAACAATAA
- a CDS encoding MBOAT family O-acyltransferase — MGFADIQHWFTLVFGQVTAADVRSWFTYDPKHPILFNTALFLGLFLVFYPLYILTTKAKTHAMRNLYVFAFSLFFYYKSSGGYFVLLLFSGVVDYNLARLLYQEVIEGYRKFYLVLSVVLNLCFLGYFKYTNFLIENYNGLFDEHLQFHDIILPVGISFYTFQSMSYIIDIYRRELQPTKNILDYMFFVSFFPQLVAGPIVRASEFIPQIYARLRLTREDVNHALFLIIGGLIKKTFISDYISLNFVDRVFDSPKSYTAFENLMASYGYTIQIYCDFSGYSDMAIGIALLMGFRLSVNFRTPYQSASITEFWRRWHISLSTWLRDYLYISVGGNRKGSFGGFLFPCLFFAGLIVFGIVYFDRSPVPLIVSLAALVVFMLTFLLSRNRKRTLFTNVNLMTTMLLGGLWHGPSFRFIIWGALHGMALAVNKIFSEYFPEKNPKKKTFGGSLVRLFSIILTFHFVAFCWIFFRARDFATAFDVIGMIGKLNFHFNEWAIIIMGYKNVFLVMLIGYLWHFLPNSVTTLMKTGFDRLPVIGKALVLSLAFWVVYATSTSGTQPFIYFQF, encoded by the coding sequence ATGGGCTTCGCAGACATACAGCATTGGTTTACGTTGGTTTTCGGGCAGGTCACAGCAGCCGACGTGCGCAGTTGGTTCACCTATGACCCAAAGCATCCGATTCTTTTTAATACCGCATTGTTCCTGGGGCTGTTCCTCGTTTTCTACCCCTTATACATCCTGACTACCAAGGCAAAGACCCATGCCATGCGCAACCTGTATGTGTTCGCATTTTCGTTGTTCTTTTATTATAAATCCAGCGGTGGGTATTTTGTGCTGCTTCTTTTTTCCGGCGTGGTCGATTACAACCTCGCCAGGCTGTTGTATCAGGAGGTAATTGAAGGATATAGGAAATTTTACCTTGTCCTGAGCGTCGTGCTGAACCTTTGCTTTCTCGGGTATTTTAAATACACAAACTTCCTGATTGAAAATTACAACGGACTTTTCGACGAGCACCTGCAGTTTCACGACATCATCCTTCCGGTCGGGATTTCGTTCTACACCTTCCAGTCGATGAGTTACATTATCGATATTTACAGGCGCGAGCTGCAGCCGACTAAAAACATCCTCGATTATATGTTTTTCGTGTCCTTTTTCCCGCAGTTGGTAGCCGGTCCGATTGTACGCGCGTCCGAATTCATTCCGCAAATCTATGCCAGGCTGAGATTGACACGTGAAGATGTAAACCATGCGCTCTTCCTGATTATCGGCGGTTTGATTAAGAAGACCTTCATTTCAGATTATATTTCTCTGAATTTTGTCGACCGCGTTTTTGATTCGCCGAAAAGCTACACGGCATTCGAAAACCTGATGGCTTCTTACGGCTACACCATCCAGATTTATTGCGATTTTTCAGGGTATTCCGATATGGCTATCGGGATTGCGCTGCTGATGGGTTTCAGGCTTTCGGTCAATTTCCGCACGCCTTACCAATCGGCGTCTATCACAGAATTCTGGAGAAGGTGGCACATTTCGCTGTCGACTTGGCTTCGGGACTACCTCTACATTTCTGTGGGCGGAAACCGTAAAGGATCATTCGGCGGTTTCCTGTTCCCCTGTTTATTTTTTGCCGGATTGATCGTTTTCGGGATAGTGTACTTTGATAGAAGCCCGGTCCCGTTAATCGTGTCGTTGGCGGCACTTGTCGTATTCATGCTGACGTTCCTGTTGTCCAGAAACAGGAAGCGCACCTTGTTTACCAATGTCAACCTGATGACCACCATGTTGCTCGGCGGATTGTGGCACGGACCCAGTTTCCGCTTTATCATATGGGGCGCCTTACACGGTATGGCCTTAGCGGTGAACAAGATATTTTCAGAATATTTCCCGGAAAAAAATCCAAAGAAAAAGACATTCGGGGGCAGTCTTGTCCGATTGTTTTCCATCATTCTCACCTTCCATTTTGTCGCTTTCTGTTGGATATTTTTCCGCGCGCGGGATTTCGCCACTGCTTTCGATGTCATCGGGATGATAGGCAAACTGAACTTCCATTTCAACGAATGGGCGATTATCATCATGGGTTACAAAAATGTCTTCCTGGTCATGCTGATTGGGTATTTGTGGCATTTCCTCCCCAATTCGGTGACCACGCTGATGAAAACCGGTTTTGACAGGCTGCCGGTAATAGGTAAGGCGCTGGTACTGTCGCTCGCTTTCTGGGTGGTGTATGCCACCTCGACATCGGGTACGCAGCCGTTTATTTACTTCCAGTTTTAA
- a CDS encoding TonB-dependent receptor plug domain-containing protein, with the protein MICWISVFSQQRQPLKNIIRDIEREHSVHFNFIDEQIGNIDIDPPESSLSLAKKIFYLENHTPLHFDVIGGTYISVSLKKNNDAPPESEMKVSLEEVAVDKYLTTGISKKSDGVYQIKPKKLGILPGLTDPDVLQTMQQIPGIYSADETVSNINIRGGTHDETLFLWNGLRMFQTGHFFGLISAFNPYLNDKIEIYKNGTSAFYGESVSGVVAISSGLAETDSTACISANMIWAGFNMKIRTSEKAVLTLSARRSMTDFFSSPAYKKYYNRIFQNTIVTDLNDNQAVNFQSDEYFYFYDTTVQYQQNIEDRHTLTFSAIAIKNSLDLYESTLNGSTSISKNSTLGQQNFGAIISWKTNWNMKNTSEMSVYSSNYNLDSRYENISNNQIQKQKNSITDSGLRLAHHYMLTDLWTLSGGYQYIETGVRNDEEVNNPAFLKLSKKVLRTHVGIAETDWKAPNRQTTFRLGLRTNYIKEFGKFLFEPRMQVSHAFNGKFRATVSAEQKSQSTSQVVDLQQDFLGVEKRRWVIADNALIPVRRSRQIEIGLAYKDKKWLVTFDNYLKKVQGISTSGQSFQNQLEFVKLNGSYLNYGSELLVQRNLGRFYAWLSYAYNNNKYNFPDYIPPKFANNYEISHMVSGALIYDWKKLKTALGAKWYSGRAETTPISTILTPNQPGIIYNNPNNDRLADFFQMNFSVSYSWKVSKKNLFEASFSLLNLLNKRNTINRYYRVNTATNSAESVNTYALERTPNLSLKMQF; encoded by the coding sequence ATGATTTGCTGGATATCCGTTTTTTCCCAGCAGCGACAGCCTTTGAAGAATATCATCCGCGACATTGAACGAGAGCATTCGGTGCACTTCAATTTTATCGACGAACAAATCGGTAATATTGATATCGACCCGCCGGAGTCTTCGTTGTCGCTGGCCAAAAAAATATTTTACCTCGAAAACCATACGCCATTGCATTTCGATGTCATCGGTGGGACGTATATTTCGGTTTCCCTTAAAAAAAATAACGACGCCCCCCCCGAAAGCGAGATGAAGGTTTCCCTTGAAGAAGTCGCCGTAGACAAATACCTGACGACGGGGATTTCGAAAAAGTCAGATGGGGTTTACCAGATCAAGCCAAAGAAACTCGGGATCCTGCCCGGACTCACCGATCCCGATGTATTACAGACCATGCAGCAGATTCCTGGGATTTACAGTGCTGATGAAACGGTTTCAAACATCAACATCCGCGGCGGCACCCATGACGAGACACTTTTTTTGTGGAATGGGTTGCGCATGTTTCAGACCGGACATTTTTTCGGTCTGATTTCTGCTTTTAACCCATACCTGAACGACAAGATTGAAATTTACAAGAACGGCACTTCGGCGTTTTACGGCGAGAGTGTTTCCGGTGTCGTCGCCATCTCTTCGGGACTTGCCGAAACCGACAGCACGGCCTGCATCAGTGCAAACATGATCTGGGCGGGCTTCAATATGAAAATCCGTACGTCCGAGAAAGCCGTACTGACACTTTCGGCCAGGCGATCGATGACGGATTTCTTCAGTTCTCCTGCTTATAAAAAATACTACAACCGGATTTTCCAAAACACCATCGTCACCGATTTGAATGACAATCAGGCGGTAAATTTCCAGAGCGATGAGTATTTTTATTTTTATGACACCACAGTGCAATACCAGCAAAATATCGAAGACAGGCACACGCTTACGTTTTCAGCGATTGCCATAAAAAACTCACTGGACCTGTATGAAAGCACGCTGAACGGCAGTACCTCGATTTCCAAAAACAGTACGCTGGGCCAGCAGAATTTCGGTGCCATTATCTCGTGGAAAACAAACTGGAATATGAAAAATACTTCGGAAATGTCCGTGTACAGTTCCAACTACAATCTCGATTCCCGGTATGAAAACATCAGCAACAACCAGATCCAGAAACAGAAAAACAGTATCACCGATTCCGGCCTGAGGCTGGCACACCACTATATGTTGACCGACCTGTGGACGCTCAGCGGCGGATACCAATATATTGAAACAGGTGTCCGCAATGATGAGGAAGTCAACAATCCTGCGTTCCTGAAACTCAGCAAAAAAGTACTGCGTACGCATGTTGGCATCGCGGAGACCGACTGGAAAGCGCCCAACAGGCAAACCACATTCCGGCTTGGCTTGCGCACCAATTACATCAAAGAATTCGGAAAATTCCTGTTTGAACCGCGGATGCAGGTTTCGCATGCCTTTAATGGCAAATTCCGCGCTACCGTCTCGGCAGAACAAAAAAGCCAGAGCACTTCGCAGGTAGTGGACCTGCAACAGGATTTTCTTGGGGTGGAGAAAAGACGCTGGGTGATTGCCGATAACGCGCTGATCCCGGTTCGCCGAAGCAGGCAGATTGAAATCGGATTGGCCTACAAAGACAAGAAATGGCTGGTAACATTTGACAATTACCTGAAAAAGGTGCAGGGCATTTCAACCAGCGGGCAATCATTCCAAAACCAGCTTGAATTTGTCAAACTAAACGGCAGCTACCTCAATTATGGCTCTGAATTGCTGGTGCAGCGCAATCTCGGACGTTTTTACGCCTGGCTCAGTTACGCCTACAACAACAACAAATACAATTTCCCGGATTACATTCCGCCTAAATTCGCTAATAATTACGAGATCTCGCATATGGTGTCAGGGGCGCTGATTTATGACTGGAAAAAACTCAAGACGGCACTCGGTGCGAAATGGTATTCCGGCCGCGCCGAAACCACGCCGATCAGTACAATCCTAACACCAAACCAGCCCGGGATTATCTATAATAACCCGAACAACGACCGCCTGGCTGATTTTTTCCAGATGAATTTTTCGGTGTCGTATTCGTGGAAAGTAAGCAAAAAGAACCTTTTTGAAGCCAGTTTTTCGCTACTGAACCTTCTCAATAAACGGAACACCATCAATCGGTATTACCGCGTCAATACTGCTACCAACAGTGCGGAAAGCGTCAACACGTACGCTCTGGAGCGCACTCCCAACCTTAGTTTAAAAATGCAGTTTTAA
- a CDS encoding FecR family protein, with product MKKEHDLAKWLAGDMTAEERVDFEKSPEFSSYDKIARASQFLEAPGFDADKMYQGIISREKIQPRVIPLYRKNLLLKIAAVLVIGLGIWFSLPQTDQPRHQELAAAGKTSVFSLPDHSEVTLNADSEADYSSNDWDDNRKINLRGEAFFKVAKGKTFDVLTDCGKVTVVGTQFNVKSRGQRFEVTCFEGKVRVQCGKNTTFITKGQKVAFENGQPIPSQFMASDRPSWMDRQMEFTSENLQGVVAEMKRQYNVEIEVTGADKTKNLAFTGVMPADKLEVALEIVSRTFGIHVKKTESGIILSGNE from the coding sequence ATGAAGAAGGAACATGATTTAGCCAAATGGCTTGCAGGTGACATGACGGCAGAGGAGCGGGTAGATTTCGAAAAATCACCTGAATTCAGCTCATATGATAAAATTGCGCGTGCATCGCAATTCCTTGAAGCACCCGGCTTCGACGCGGATAAGATGTATCAAGGCATCATATCGCGTGAGAAAATACAGCCCAGGGTGATTCCGCTTTACCGGAAAAACCTCTTGCTTAAAATTGCAGCGGTATTGGTCATCGGGCTGGGTATCTGGTTTTCACTGCCCCAAACTGACCAGCCACGCCATCAGGAATTGGCTGCTGCGGGAAAGACCTCGGTTTTCAGCCTTCCGGACCATTCTGAAGTAACGCTGAATGCGGACTCGGAAGCAGATTACAGCAGCAACGATTGGGATGACAACAGGAAAATTAACCTGCGCGGGGAAGCTTTCTTTAAAGTGGCTAAAGGAAAAACATTCGATGTGCTTACAGACTGTGGAAAAGTCACTGTGGTCGGCACGCAGTTCAACGTTAAATCCCGAGGCCAACGGTTTGAAGTCACCTGTTTCGAAGGAAAAGTCAGGGTGCAGTGCGGCAAGAATACTACCTTTATCACGAAAGGCCAGAAAGTAGCGTTTGAAAACGGACAGCCAATCCCAAGTCAGTTTATGGCAAGCGACAGGCCGTCATGGATGGACAGGCAGATGGAATTCACTTCTGAAAACCTTCAGGGCGTTGTGGCCGAAATGAAGCGGCAGTATAATGTGGAAATTGAGGTGACAGGCGCGGATAAAACCAAAAACCTGGCCTTCACCGGTGTCATGCCCGCAGACAAACTTGAAGTGGCCCTTGAAATCGTCAGCAGGACTTTTGGCATCCATGTCAAAAAAACCGAATCCGGAATAATCCTGTCTGGGAATGAGTAA